A part of Jiangella alba genomic DNA contains:
- a CDS encoding DNA polymerase beta superfamily protein, producing the protein MSRLSAPARVPVGTQVVVHGTAADAAVPGTGRGLAGRVVREAGGTYTVALADGRLVEATPEQLGTLTDPPSELPEPVRSGAPDDLVMARTLYAAAVGHVPADPGAELTVRGVYQAPTAAFWSLRKPPEQVVGPGASWLSWEVEQFCRLALDADPVCLELLWSPRRVWVSDLGRELLDLRPAFLSQTISAAYADHVLAGFTRLAGDDDPDAEQAAAAADLLRLLVDGQALLRTGDVGVPSDEHLDRLAAVRSGALPWDQADAYRVELQQQLDEAAAASHLSPGPDIGRVDAWLSDLRRRDLEGPAVTAAGA; encoded by the coding sequence ATGTCTCGCCTGAGCGCCCCTGCGCGAGTCCCGGTCGGCACGCAGGTCGTCGTGCACGGCACCGCGGCCGACGCCGCCGTACCGGGTACCGGCCGCGGCCTCGCCGGACGCGTCGTCCGCGAGGCCGGCGGCACGTACACCGTCGCGCTGGCCGACGGCCGGCTGGTCGAGGCCACCCCCGAGCAGCTCGGCACGCTCACCGATCCGCCGTCCGAGCTGCCCGAGCCGGTCCGCTCCGGCGCACCCGACGACCTCGTCATGGCGCGCACGCTGTACGCGGCCGCCGTCGGCCACGTGCCCGCCGATCCCGGCGCCGAGCTGACGGTGCGCGGCGTCTACCAGGCCCCCACGGCCGCGTTCTGGTCGCTGCGCAAGCCGCCCGAGCAGGTCGTCGGGCCGGGGGCGTCGTGGCTGTCGTGGGAGGTCGAGCAGTTCTGCCGGCTGGCCCTCGACGCCGACCCGGTCTGCCTGGAACTGCTGTGGTCGCCGCGGCGGGTGTGGGTCAGCGACCTCGGCCGCGAACTGCTCGACCTGCGGCCGGCGTTCCTGTCGCAGACCATCTCCGCCGCCTACGCCGACCACGTGCTGGCCGGCTTCACCCGGCTGGCCGGCGACGACGATCCTGACGCCGAGCAGGCGGCCGCCGCGGCCGACCTGCTGCGGCTGCTGGTCGACGGTCAGGCGCTGCTGCGCACCGGCGACGTCGGCGTCCCGTCCGACGAGCACCTCGACCGGCTGGCCGCCGTCCGCTCCGGCGCCCTGCCGTGGGACCAGGCCGACGCCTACCGCGTCGAGTTGCAGCAGCAGCTGGACGAAGCCGCCGCCGCGTCGCACCTGTCGCCCGGTCCCGACATCGGCCGGGTCGACGCCTGGCTCAGCGACCTGCGCCGCCGCGACCTGGAGGGGCCCGCCGTCACAGCCGCCGGTGCATGA
- a CDS encoding ATP-binding cassette domain-containing protein — protein sequence MIQTTGLTRHFTVKKDVVEAVRGLDLHVAEGELVALLGPNGAGKSTTLRMLTTLIPPTSGTATVAGYDVVARQREVRRVIGYIGQGNGAAHAQRGRDELVSQGRAYGMSTRDAKARADELVASLDLAAVADRPVSSLSGGQKRRLDIAMGLIHAPRLLFLDEPSTGLDPQNRANLQEHILKLRAEHGTTIVLTTHYLDEADAMAERVIVVDHGTVIADDTPARLKADHAGDLITLGFGSGGDAGRAAARLSSLSDATVSSGGATVEVRVAGGPRLVPGILRDLDAAGIAVESTAVNRPTLDDVFLNLTGRSLREGVVTTSTEEVAA from the coding sequence ATGATCCAGACCACGGGCCTGACCAGGCACTTCACGGTCAAGAAGGACGTCGTCGAGGCCGTGCGCGGGCTCGACCTGCACGTCGCGGAGGGCGAGCTGGTCGCCCTGCTCGGACCGAACGGCGCCGGGAAGTCGACGACGCTGCGCATGCTGACGACGCTGATCCCGCCGACGTCGGGCACGGCGACGGTGGCCGGTTACGACGTCGTCGCGCGGCAGCGCGAGGTGCGCCGGGTCATCGGGTACATCGGCCAGGGCAACGGCGCCGCGCACGCTCAGCGCGGCCGCGACGAGCTGGTCAGCCAGGGCCGGGCGTACGGCATGAGCACGCGCGACGCGAAGGCGCGGGCGGACGAGCTGGTCGCGTCGCTGGACCTCGCCGCCGTCGCGGACCGGCCGGTGTCGTCGCTGTCCGGCGGGCAGAAGCGGCGGCTCGACATCGCGATGGGCCTCATCCACGCGCCCCGGCTGCTGTTCCTGGACGAGCCGTCCACCGGGCTGGACCCGCAGAACCGGGCCAACCTGCAGGAGCACATCCTGAAGCTGCGCGCCGAGCACGGCACGACGATCGTGCTCACGACGCACTACCTCGACGAGGCCGACGCGATGGCCGAGCGGGTCATCGTCGTCGACCACGGCACCGTCATCGCCGACGACACCCCGGCCCGGCTCAAGGCCGATCACGCGGGCGACCTGATCACGCTCGGTTTCGGCTCCGGCGGCGACGCGGGACGTGCGGCCGCGCGGCTGTCGTCGCTGTCCGATGCGACGGTGAGCAGCGGCGGGGCGACGGTCGAGGTGCGGGTCGCCGGCGGGCCGCGGCTGGTCCCGGGGATCCTCCGCGACCTCGACGCCGCCGGCATCGCCGTCGAGTCCACCGCCGTCAACCGGCCCACCCTCGACGACGTCTTCCTCAACCTCACCGGGCGCAGCCTGCGCGAGGGCGTCGTCACCACGTCGACCGAGGAGGTCGCGGCATGA
- a CDS encoding ABC transporter permease — translation MSSTTMITDTVTVFSRELRPVLRDPFSVVFSMIQPLVFLGLFAPLLPEVEGGSALQWFVPGIVVMSCLFSTSFTGSNLLFEIQTGAHERMLVTPLRRPALIVGRALKEIVPMIVQTLIIVLVCVPFGFDLHILGVLTGVAILAVMAVGLGALSYTLALASKNTEWLFWTVQQTVLFPLLLLAGILLPVDDGPGWLRALSSANPLTYVVDAERALFNGEFPASTVLAAVVASVAVAALGLAVGTRAMRRSS, via the coding sequence ATGAGCAGCACCACCATGATCACCGACACCGTCACCGTCTTCAGCCGCGAGCTGCGGCCGGTCCTGCGCGACCCGTTCTCCGTCGTGTTCAGCATGATCCAGCCGCTGGTGTTCCTCGGCCTGTTCGCGCCGCTGCTGCCCGAGGTCGAGGGCGGCTCCGCGCTGCAGTGGTTCGTGCCCGGCATCGTGGTGATGTCGTGCCTGTTCAGCACGTCGTTCACCGGGTCGAACCTGCTGTTCGAGATCCAGACCGGTGCGCACGAGCGCATGCTGGTGACGCCGCTGCGGCGGCCGGCGCTGATCGTCGGGCGGGCGCTGAAGGAGATCGTCCCGATGATCGTGCAGACGCTGATCATCGTGCTGGTCTGCGTGCCGTTCGGCTTCGACCTGCACATTCTGGGCGTGCTGACCGGCGTGGCCATCCTCGCCGTCATGGCGGTCGGGCTGGGTGCGCTGTCGTACACGCTGGCGCTGGCGTCGAAGAACACCGAGTGGCTGTTCTGGACCGTGCAGCAGACGGTGCTGTTCCCGCTGTTGCTGCTGGCCGGCATCCTGCTCCCGGTCGACGACGGTCCCGGCTGGCTGCGGGCGCTGTCCAGCGCGAACCCGCTGACCTACGTCGTCGACGCGGAACGCGCCCTCTTCAACGGCGAGTTCCCGGCGTCGACCGTCCTGGCCGCCGTCGTCGCCTCGGTCGCCGTCGCGGCGCTCGGCCTGGCGGTTGGCACCCGCGCCATGCGCCGCTCGTCCTGA
- a CDS encoding O-methyltransferase has protein sequence MSEQQWNAVDRYLGEHLVGADPVLDDALRDSDAAGLPAINVAPNQGKFLHLLTLIAGARRVLEIGTLGGYSTIWLARALPADGRLVTLEADPTHAEVATANLRRAGLLDRVDVKVGPALDTLPQLEGPFDLVFIDADKPSNRDYVGWALRLARRGTVIVVDNVVRGGRVIDATTGDAAVDGTRRLFEYVATEPRLTATAVQTVGGKGYDGFLLAVVTADV, from the coding sequence ATGAGCGAGCAGCAGTGGAACGCGGTCGACCGGTATCTCGGCGAGCATCTGGTCGGAGCCGACCCCGTCCTCGACGACGCGCTGCGCGACAGCGACGCCGCCGGGCTGCCGGCCATCAACGTCGCGCCCAACCAGGGCAAGTTCCTGCACCTGCTGACGCTGATCGCGGGGGCGCGGCGGGTGCTCGAGATCGGCACGCTCGGCGGCTACAGCACCATCTGGCTGGCCCGGGCGCTGCCCGCCGACGGCCGGCTGGTCACGCTCGAGGCCGACCCCACCCACGCCGAGGTGGCGACGGCGAACCTGCGCCGCGCCGGGCTGCTCGACCGCGTCGACGTGAAGGTCGGCCCGGCGCTCGACACCCTCCCGCAGCTGGAGGGGCCGTTCGACCTCGTCTTCATCGACGCCGACAAGCCGTCCAACCGCGACTACGTCGGCTGGGCACTGCGGCTGGCCCGGCGCGGCACCGTCATCGTCGTCGACAACGTCGTGCGCGGCGGGCGGGTCATCGACGCCACCACCGGCGACGCCGCGGTCGACGGCACCCGGCGGCTGTTCGAGTACGTCGCCACCGAGCCGCGGCTCACCGCGACCGCCGTCCAGACCGTCGGCGGCAAGGGCTACGACGGCTTCCTGCTCGCCGTCGTGACCGCCGACGTCTGA
- a CDS encoding glutathione peroxidase — protein sequence MTSLYDIPLHTIDGPGASLADHRGSLLLLVNVASKCGLTPQYEGLERLQERYAERGFTVLGFPCNQFGGQEPGTADEIQEFCSTTYGVTFPLYEKADVNGPGQQPLYAALTQVADATGEAGDVQWNFEKFLVSADGDVLGRFRPRVEPESDELVTVIEAHLPR from the coding sequence GTGACCAGCCTGTACGACATTCCACTGCACACCATCGACGGCCCCGGCGCTTCGCTCGCCGACCACCGCGGCAGCCTCCTGCTGCTGGTCAACGTTGCGTCGAAGTGCGGTCTGACCCCGCAGTACGAGGGTCTCGAGCGGCTGCAGGAACGCTACGCCGAGCGCGGCTTCACGGTGCTCGGCTTCCCGTGCAACCAGTTCGGCGGCCAGGAGCCCGGCACCGCCGACGAGATCCAGGAGTTCTGCTCCACCACCTACGGCGTGACCTTCCCGCTGTACGAGAAGGCCGACGTCAACGGGCCGGGGCAGCAGCCGTTGTACGCCGCGCTGACCCAGGTCGCCGACGCCACCGGCGAGGCCGGCGACGTCCAGTGGAACTTCGAGAAGTTCCTGGTCTCCGCCGACGGCGACGTGCTCGGCCGGTTCCGCCCGCGGGTCGAGCCCGAGTCCGACGAACTCGTGACCGTCATCGAGGCGCATCTGCCGCGCTGA
- a CDS encoding NAD(P)H-binding protein, with protein sequence MSHDPQILVLGGTGKTGRRVTDRLRAQGLGVRAASRHGAVRFDWADESTWAPAVDGAVAAYVVQDDARPDLVRPFAELAVARGVERFVLLSARAWADLGDSLEAEEAVRASGAAWTVLRPAWFAQNFAEAPFISDDVATGALPLPTGDGLEPFVDLDDVAEIAAAALTSDRHDGAVYDLSGPRALSWAEALAEIGRASGRDLRHVDVTADEYVAHLVGRGFPAEVATEIGRYLGHIRAGLSAHLSDGVQRALGREPRDFTVYVRDAAAAGAWRV encoded by the coding sequence ATGAGCCATGATCCACAGATCCTCGTCCTCGGCGGCACCGGCAAGACCGGCCGCCGCGTCACCGACCGGCTGCGCGCCCAGGGACTCGGCGTGCGTGCCGCCTCGCGGCACGGCGCGGTCCGGTTCGACTGGGCCGACGAGTCCACCTGGGCGCCGGCCGTCGACGGCGCCGTCGCGGCCTACGTCGTGCAGGACGACGCGCGGCCAGACCTCGTCCGCCCGTTCGCCGAGCTGGCCGTCGCCCGCGGCGTCGAGCGGTTCGTGCTGTTGTCGGCGCGGGCCTGGGCCGACCTCGGCGATTCGCTGGAGGCCGAGGAGGCGGTCCGCGCCTCCGGCGCCGCGTGGACCGTCCTGAGGCCGGCCTGGTTCGCGCAGAACTTCGCCGAAGCGCCGTTCATCAGCGACGACGTCGCCACCGGAGCGCTGCCGCTGCCCACCGGCGACGGCCTCGAACCGTTCGTCGACCTCGACGACGTCGCGGAGATCGCCGCAGCCGCGCTCACGTCGGACCGGCACGACGGCGCCGTCTACGACCTCTCCGGACCACGCGCGCTCAGCTGGGCCGAAGCACTGGCGGAGATCGGCCGGGCGTCCGGACGCGACCTGCGCCACGTGGACGTCACCGCCGACGAGTACGTCGCTCACCTGGTCGGCCGCGGCTTCCCGGCGGAGGTGGCGACCGAGATCGGGCGCTACCTCGGGCACATCCGCGCCGGCCTCAGCGCGCACCTGTCCGACGGCGTCCAGCGGGCGCTGGGCCGCGAGCCGCGCGACTTCACCGTCTACGTGCGAGACGCCGCCGCCGCGGGCGCCTGGCGTGTCTGA
- a CDS encoding GNAT family N-acetyltransferase, which yields MEIRDARGDDWPAIWPILQRIVAAGETYTLPRDLDPERGRRIWMLEPPDRTVVAVDEDGTVLGSAKMNRNHQGPASHVASASFIVAPEHSGKGVGRALGEHVIDWARDAGYRAMQFNAVVETNTRAVALWRSLGFEVIGTLPEGFQHPVHGYVGLHIMHRRL from the coding sequence ATGGAGATCAGGGACGCCCGGGGCGACGACTGGCCGGCCATCTGGCCGATCCTGCAGCGCATCGTCGCGGCGGGCGAGACGTACACGCTGCCGCGCGACCTCGACCCGGAGCGGGGACGGCGCATCTGGATGCTGGAGCCGCCGGACCGCACCGTCGTCGCCGTCGACGAGGACGGGACGGTGCTCGGCTCGGCGAAGATGAACCGCAACCACCAGGGCCCCGCGTCGCACGTCGCCAGCGCCAGCTTCATCGTCGCGCCGGAGCACTCCGGGAAGGGCGTCGGGCGGGCGCTGGGCGAGCACGTCATCGACTGGGCCCGCGACGCCGGGTACCGCGCGATGCAGTTCAACGCGGTGGTCGAGACCAACACCCGGGCGGTCGCGCTGTGGCGCTCGCTCGGGTTCGAGGTCATCGGGACGCTACCCGAGGGCTTCCAGCATCCCGTGCACGGCTACGTCGGGCTGCACATCATGCACCGGCGGCTGTGA
- a CDS encoding PH domain-containing protein, translating to MTNPVVLRHALGRAVAVAGWAAVLGWLVATRPAGGAGLLFAAAASGLLWAVCWRPAVVIDDAAVTVRNPLRNVRIGWSALDDASFGWSLRLRAGDVVCRAAAAPGPASMSALYDRHVTPGGVLERDAVALAGRRPAPALLAVRQRWEARRFEPSGEVAAAPAVASIAVLAASAVLLIAAALTG from the coding sequence GTGACGAACCCCGTGGTGCTCCGGCACGCGCTCGGCCGCGCGGTGGCCGTCGCCGGCTGGGCCGCCGTGCTCGGCTGGCTGGTGGCGACGCGGCCCGCGGGCGGTGCGGGGCTGCTGTTCGCGGCGGCGGCGAGCGGGCTGCTCTGGGCGGTCTGCTGGCGACCGGCGGTGGTCATCGACGACGCCGCGGTCACCGTCCGCAACCCGCTGCGGAACGTGCGCATCGGCTGGTCCGCCCTCGACGACGCGAGCTTCGGCTGGTCGCTGCGGCTGCGCGCCGGCGACGTCGTCTGCCGCGCCGCCGCGGCGCCGGGCCCGGCGTCCATGTCCGCGCTCTACGACCGCCACGTGACGCCCGGCGGTGTGCTCGAACGCGACGCCGTCGCCCTGGCCGGACGGCGTCCGGCGCCGGCCCTGCTGGCGGTGCGGCAGCGCTGGGAGGCGCGCCGCTTCGAGCCGTCCGGCGAGGTGGCGGCGGCGCCGGCGGTCGCGAGCATCGCCGTGCTCGCGGCGTCGGCCGTCCTGCTGATCGCGGCCGCGCTCACGGGCTGA
- a CDS encoding AraC family transcriptional regulator — MEDALSSLLGRLRPHGVVFSRSAMTAPWSLRFVEGAPLTLVTPLSGGGWITLDDAEPVRLETLDVALVVGARPYTVSDRRDTPPRVVVHEADRCTTPGGAPVDDDLDMCRLDTDGDTSVLLKSTYQVQGTVPDRILSALPPLLVVPACPCPAMDMIVAELADDKPGQQVMLDRLLDLLLISTLREWLDRPDSCAPTWYRAHGDAVVGTALRLIHDDPAHPWTVAELAAKAGASRAAFARRFTGLVGQAPMAYLTDWRMCLAADLLRDTDATVEAIAHRVGYANAYALSVAFTRVYGTRPSRHRAASA; from the coding sequence ATGGAGGACGCGCTCTCGAGTCTGCTCGGCCGGCTCCGGCCGCACGGTGTGGTGTTCAGCCGGTCGGCCATGACGGCGCCGTGGTCGCTGCGATTCGTCGAGGGCGCGCCGCTGACGCTGGTGACGCCGCTGAGCGGGGGCGGCTGGATCACCCTCGACGACGCCGAGCCGGTGCGCCTCGAGACGCTGGACGTCGCCCTGGTCGTCGGTGCGCGGCCGTACACCGTCAGCGACCGCCGGGACACCCCGCCGCGGGTCGTGGTGCACGAGGCCGACCGGTGCACCACACCCGGCGGCGCCCCGGTCGACGACGACCTCGACATGTGCCGCCTCGACACCGACGGCGACACGTCGGTGCTGCTCAAGAGCACCTACCAGGTGCAGGGCACGGTGCCCGACCGCATTCTGAGCGCGCTGCCGCCGCTGCTGGTGGTGCCCGCGTGCCCCTGCCCGGCGATGGACATGATCGTGGCCGAGCTGGCCGACGACAAACCGGGCCAGCAGGTCATGCTCGACCGCCTGCTGGACCTGCTGCTCATCTCGACGCTGCGCGAGTGGCTGGACCGTCCGGACTCCTGCGCGCCGACGTGGTACCGCGCACACGGCGACGCGGTGGTCGGCACGGCGCTGCGGCTCATCCACGACGATCCCGCCCACCCGTGGACGGTGGCCGAGCTGGCGGCGAAGGCGGGCGCGTCGCGGGCCGCGTTCGCCCGCAGGTTCACCGGCCTCGTCGGGCAGGCGCCGATGGCCTACCTGACGGACTGGCGCATGTGCCTCGCGGCCGACCTGCTGCGCGACACCGACGCCACCGTCGAGGCCATCGCCCATCGGGTCGGTTACGCCAACGCCTACGCGCTCAGCGTCGCGTTCACCCGGGTCTACGGCACCCGCCCGAGCCGGCATCGGGCCGCCTCGGCCTAG
- a CDS encoding LppM family (lipo)protein: MNRTRPVRALAVVASALLLTGCFKIDMQLDVSSDDTVDGEMVFAVSRDVSAMAESMGEDPDDLLSGEIDDLPEGTRAEDYEDDDFVGQRYVFDDVPLTEFDQNGTFSITHEGDEIVVGGNLDLTDMDPEAMAEEFDGEEMPFGDLSGMMDSMELRVAITFPGEVTEHNGELDGTTVTWTPVAGEPNEINARSADSGGGGGDSIPVWIWFVVVAVVLGLAGLLFFLSRNRNQAPPAEEATVGAVPPPPGPGPVQPTTPLPEAGPPAPPTGDEPPAEPEPPAPPR; encoded by the coding sequence ATGAACCGAACGCGACCTGTGCGCGCCCTCGCGGTGGTGGCCTCGGCGCTGCTGCTCACGGGGTGCTTCAAGATCGATATGCAGCTCGACGTGTCCTCCGACGACACCGTCGACGGCGAGATGGTGTTCGCCGTCAGCCGCGACGTGTCCGCGATGGCCGAGTCGATGGGCGAAGACCCCGACGACCTGCTCAGCGGCGAGATCGACGACCTCCCCGAGGGCACCCGGGCCGAGGACTACGAGGACGACGACTTCGTCGGCCAGCGCTACGTCTTCGACGACGTCCCCCTGACGGAGTTCGACCAGAACGGGACGTTCAGCATCACGCACGAGGGCGACGAGATCGTCGTCGGGGGCAACCTCGACCTCACCGACATGGACCCCGAGGCCATGGCGGAGGAGTTCGACGGCGAGGAGATGCCGTTCGGCGACCTCAGCGGGATGATGGACTCGATGGAGCTGCGGGTCGCCATCACCTTCCCGGGCGAGGTCACCGAGCACAACGGCGAGCTCGACGGCACCACCGTCACGTGGACCCCGGTCGCGGGCGAGCCCAACGAGATCAACGCCCGGTCCGCCGACTCCGGCGGCGGTGGCGGCGACAGCATCCCGGTGTGGATCTGGTTCGTCGTCGTGGCCGTGGTGCTGGGCCTCGCCGGGCTGCTGTTCTTCCTGTCCCGCAACCGCAACCAGGCCCCGCCGGCCGAGGAGGCGACGGTGGGTGCGGTCCCGCCGCCGCCCGGCCCGGGGCCGGTGCAGCCGACGACGCCGCTGCCGGAGGCCGGGCCGCCGGCGCCCCCGACAGGGGACGAGCCGCCGGCCGAGCCGGAGCCGCCGGCGCCGCCGCGCTGA
- a CDS encoding ABC transporter substrate-binding protein, with translation MRIVSLLPSTTEILFALGAGDNVVGVTFECDHPPEARSRRIVSTSTLPEGIGPAEIDRLVAQRMAAGEDLYHLDEGALAGLDADLVVTQDLCAVCAVDVTEVRDALAHLRCTADVLTIDPQDLGEVLESVRRIGTAVGARARADELVRELTGRLDVVRSKVADLPAVPALVLEWTDPPFAPGHWVPDMVTAAGGRPVLGRSGERSYRITPDDVAGCQADVVVCAPCGYGLDESARLAAELVEAGGLPGGPVWAVDANASFARPGPRLVDGVEALAAILHPGAAGEPDPALARRIA, from the coding sequence GTGCGCATCGTGTCCTTGCTCCCGTCCACCACCGAGATCCTGTTCGCGCTCGGCGCCGGCGACAACGTCGTGGGCGTGACATTCGAGTGCGACCACCCGCCCGAGGCCCGGTCCCGGCGCATCGTCTCGACCAGCACGCTGCCCGAGGGCATCGGCCCGGCCGAGATCGACCGGCTGGTGGCGCAGCGCATGGCCGCGGGCGAAGACCTCTACCACCTCGACGAGGGCGCGCTGGCCGGGCTCGATGCCGACCTCGTCGTCACCCAGGACCTGTGCGCCGTGTGCGCCGTCGACGTCACCGAGGTCCGCGACGCCCTGGCGCACCTGCGCTGCACCGCCGACGTGCTCACCATCGACCCGCAGGACCTCGGCGAGGTGCTCGAGTCGGTCCGGCGCATCGGCACGGCAGTCGGCGCGCGGGCACGGGCCGACGAACTGGTCCGCGAGCTGACGGGGCGGCTCGACGTCGTCCGGTCGAAGGTCGCGGACCTGCCGGCGGTGCCCGCCCTGGTCCTGGAGTGGACCGACCCGCCGTTCGCGCCCGGCCACTGGGTCCCGGACATGGTGACGGCGGCGGGCGGCCGACCGGTGCTGGGCAGGTCCGGCGAACGCTCGTACCGCATCACGCCCGACGACGTCGCCGGCTGCCAGGCCGACGTCGTGGTGTGCGCGCCGTGCGGCTACGGCCTGGACGAGTCCGCGCGGCTGGCCGCCGAGCTGGTCGAGGCGGGCGGGCTGCCCGGCGGCCCGGTCTGGGCGGTCGACGCCAACGCCTCGTTCGCCCGCCCCGGACCCCGCCTCGTCGACGGCGTCGAGGCGCTGGCGGCCATCCTGCACCCCGGTGCCGCGGGCGAGCCCGACCCGGCGCTGGCCCGGCGCATCGCCTGA
- a CDS encoding helix-turn-helix transcriptional regulator, producing MANTSARMLRLLSLLQTHRYWPGEELADKLGVSPRTLRRDVDRLRELGYPVDAARGVAGGYQLQAGAALPPLLLDDEEAVAIAVSLRTAAGGGVGGIEETSVRALAKVVQVLPPRLRRRVDALHTYTVPSIPGDGPRVDSDALTVIAQACRDDERLRFRYTSRDGAGTGRLVEPYRLVSRGRRWYLVAWDVERHDWRTFRVDRLTEPVATGARFRPRELPAADAATFVHERLAAVPTRYRVVVDVRAPVAEVERQVATWGSVESTGPASCRLTMNVDTLDWPAFMLGAIAADFDVVEPAELRGYLRDLGERFLRSA from the coding sequence ATGGCGAACACGAGTGCCCGGATGCTGCGGCTGCTGTCGCTGCTGCAGACGCATCGCTACTGGCCGGGGGAGGAGCTGGCCGACAAGCTCGGCGTCAGCCCGCGCACGCTGCGCCGCGACGTCGACCGGTTGCGCGAGCTGGGCTACCCGGTCGACGCGGCGCGCGGCGTGGCCGGCGGCTACCAGCTGCAGGCCGGCGCCGCGCTGCCGCCGCTGCTGCTGGACGACGAGGAGGCGGTCGCCATCGCGGTCAGCCTGCGCACGGCCGCGGGCGGCGGCGTCGGCGGCATCGAGGAGACGTCGGTGCGGGCCCTGGCCAAGGTGGTGCAGGTGCTGCCGCCGCGGCTGCGCCGCCGGGTCGACGCGCTGCACACGTACACCGTCCCGTCCATCCCGGGCGACGGGCCGCGGGTCGACTCCGACGCGCTCACCGTCATCGCGCAGGCCTGCCGCGACGACGAGCGGCTGCGGTTCCGCTACACGTCACGCGACGGCGCCGGGACCGGCCGGCTGGTCGAGCCGTACCGGCTGGTGTCGCGGGGGCGGCGCTGGTATCTCGTCGCCTGGGACGTCGAACGGCACGACTGGCGCACGTTCCGGGTCGACCGCCTGACCGAGCCGGTCGCGACCGGCGCCCGGTTCCGGCCGCGCGAGCTGCCGGCCGCCGACGCCGCGACGTTCGTGCACGAGCGGCTGGCCGCGGTGCCGACCCGCTACCGCGTCGTCGTCGACGTCCGGGCGCCGGTCGCCGAGGTGGAGCGGCAGGTGGCGACCTGGGGGTCGGTCGAGTCGACCGGACCGGCGTCCTGCCGGCTCACCATGAACGTCGACACGCTGGACTGGCCGGCCTTCATGCTCGGCGCGATCGCCGCCGACTTCGACGTCGTCGAGCCGGCCGAGCTGCGCGGCTACCTGCGCGACCTGGGCGAGCGGTTCCTCCGCTCGGCGTGA
- a CDS encoding peroxiredoxin, which translates to MDAGDPVHDFVLPDQSGTPRRLSELLAAGPVVLFFYPAAMSRGCTAEACHFRDLAAEFAAAGAQPVGISADTVEKQQAFDAGHDLGFPLLSDPERTVAAQFGVKRRLGALPVKRQTFVIGADARVLGVIRSELAMEKHADQALDLLRAAA; encoded by the coding sequence ATGGATGCCGGTGATCCCGTCCACGACTTCGTCCTCCCCGACCAGTCCGGCACGCCGCGCCGGCTCAGCGAGCTGCTGGCCGCCGGTCCCGTGGTGCTGTTCTTCTACCCGGCCGCGATGAGCCGCGGCTGCACGGCCGAGGCCTGCCACTTCCGCGACCTCGCCGCCGAGTTCGCCGCCGCCGGCGCCCAGCCGGTCGGCATCAGCGCCGACACCGTCGAGAAGCAGCAGGCCTTCGACGCCGGCCACGACCTCGGGTTCCCGCTGCTCAGCGACCCCGAGCGCACCGTCGCCGCCCAGTTCGGCGTCAAGCGGCGGCTGGGTGCGCTCCCAGTGAAGCGCCAGACGTTCGTCATCGGCGCCGACGCCCGCGTACTGGGCGTCATCCGCAGCGAGCTGGCCATGGAGAAGCACGCCGACCAGGCTCTGGACCTCCTGCGCGCCGCCGCCTGA
- a CDS encoding YceI family protein, with product MSLLTRRRVVIGVGSLAALVLIVIGGTYLYINVISGDAPEPLALETSPPPATGGDAGLDGAWTVAGGSEAGYRVDEVLNGQDNTVVGRTSDVTGQLTVAGDEATAGEVTVDMTTVTTDSGSRDGQFRGPIMQTDQFPTSTFTLTSPVPLTGLDSGGPISVTATGDLTVRDVTHSIEIQLDVQRSGDGVQVAGSGEIQFSDFDVSPPDLGFVKVEDHGTVEFLLTLSRG from the coding sequence ATGTCTCTGCTCACCCGCCGCCGCGTGGTCATCGGCGTCGGCTCGCTGGCGGCCCTCGTGCTGATCGTCATCGGCGGCACCTACCTCTACATCAACGTCATCAGCGGCGACGCGCCCGAACCGCTGGCGCTGGAGACGTCGCCGCCGCCCGCCACCGGTGGCGACGCCGGCCTCGACGGCGCGTGGACGGTGGCCGGCGGGTCCGAGGCCGGCTACCGCGTCGACGAGGTGCTCAACGGCCAGGACAACACCGTCGTCGGCCGCACCAGCGACGTCACCGGCCAGCTCACGGTGGCCGGCGACGAGGCGACGGCGGGCGAGGTCACCGTCGACATGACCACGGTGACGACCGACAGCGGCAGCCGCGACGGCCAGTTCCGCGGCCCGATCATGCAGACCGACCAGTTCCCGACGTCGACGTTCACACTGACGTCCCCGGTGCCGCTGACCGGCCTCGACTCCGGCGGCCCGATCAGCGTCACCGCGACCGGCGACCTGACGGTGCGCGACGTCACCCACTCGATCGAGATCCAGCTCGACGTGCAGCGCTCCGGCGACGGCGTGCAGGTGGCGGGCTCCGGCGAGATCCAGTTCTCCGACTTCGACGTGAGCCCGCCCGACCTCGGCTTCGTCAAGGTCGAGGACCACGGCACGGTGGAGTTCCTGCTGACGCTCAGCCGCGGCTGA